A window of Actinopolymorpha sp. NPDC004070 contains these coding sequences:
- a CDS encoding MoxR family ATPase: MPGVEASLVAEALAEIKRVIVGQDHMVERLMVALLARGHCLLEGVPGVAKTLAVRTFATVVGGDFARLQFTPDLVPSDIVGTRIYRPSKESFDVELGPVFVNFVLADEVNRAPAKVQSAMLELMAERQVSVGGRTFPLPSPFIVIATQNPLESEGVYPLPEAQRDRFLVKVDVHLPDAEQEFRILERMSVDPPKPRRVLDPERIIALQHATDQVFVHRLVADYIVRLVLATRRPVEYHLPELAPVIEVGASPRASLGLVSSARALALMRGRDYVLPQDVQEVACDVIPHRLVLGFDAVADGVRATSVVERVLSVVPPPRPVWRQEPGDTAEHNHRSGHAPQSQQPNQQPNQTDQPDQTAQPGDDGDVGNGGTRRPEFR, from the coding sequence GTGCCGGGGGTCGAGGCGTCCCTCGTCGCCGAGGCGCTGGCGGAGATCAAGCGGGTCATCGTCGGCCAGGACCACATGGTCGAACGCCTGATGGTCGCACTCCTGGCTCGCGGGCACTGCCTGCTGGAGGGCGTGCCGGGCGTGGCCAAGACGCTCGCGGTCCGTACGTTCGCCACGGTGGTCGGCGGCGACTTCGCCCGGCTGCAGTTCACTCCCGACCTGGTTCCGTCCGACATCGTGGGCACCCGGATCTACCGCCCGAGCAAGGAGTCGTTCGACGTCGAGCTCGGACCGGTCTTCGTCAACTTCGTGTTGGCGGACGAGGTCAACCGCGCGCCGGCCAAGGTGCAGTCGGCGATGCTGGAGCTGATGGCCGAACGCCAGGTGTCGGTGGGCGGGCGGACGTTCCCGCTGCCCTCGCCGTTCATCGTCATCGCCACCCAGAACCCCCTCGAGTCCGAAGGCGTGTACCCGCTGCCGGAGGCGCAGCGCGACCGGTTCCTGGTGAAGGTCGACGTGCACCTGCCCGACGCCGAGCAGGAGTTCCGGATCCTGGAACGCATGAGCGTCGACCCGCCGAAGCCGCGCAGGGTGCTCGACCCCGAACGCATCATCGCGCTCCAGCACGCCACCGACCAGGTCTTCGTGCACCGACTGGTCGCCGACTACATCGTCCGGCTCGTGCTGGCCACCCGGCGCCCGGTGGAGTACCACCTGCCCGAGCTCGCGCCGGTGATCGAGGTGGGCGCGAGCCCCCGTGCCTCGCTCGGGCTGGTCTCCTCCGCGCGGGCGCTGGCGCTGATGCGGGGCCGCGACTACGTGCTTCCGCAGGACGTGCAGGAGGTGGCCTGCGACGTGATCCCGCATCGGCTGGTGCTGGGCTTCGACGCGGTCGCGGACGGCGTACGCGCGACCAGCGTGGTCGAGCGGGTCCTGTCCGTCGTACCCCCTCCTCGGCCGGTGTGGCGGCAGGAGCCCGGCGACACCGCCGAGCACAACCACCGGTCCGGTCACGCCCCGCAGAGCCAGCAGCCGAACCAGCAGCCGAACCAGACCGATCAGCCCGACCAGACCGCCCAGCCGGGCGACGACGGTGACGTGGGCAACGGCGGTACGCGGCGGCCGGAGTTCCGGTGA
- a CDS encoding MFS transporter has translation MSASRTPAAAVPQTPEDQTTSAGPKDSILRPPYRALTIGIVALVLLVAFEGMAVGTAMPVAVKDLNGLAFYAWGFSGFMTASMFATVISGELCDRLGPRIPFIVGTILFGAGLLVAGGAPTMALFVLGRMIQGLGGGAVVVTLYVIVGRAFPARLRPRVFAAISSAWVLPSLIGPVIAGTVTEHFTWRLVFLGLVPLTLLPLALVIPRLSGLPTVEPTAARTGRKRRALGAAVGIGLLQYAGQERAWWSLLLVVVGVAALALSLPRLLPPGTLRFARGLPAVVGMRGIFAGAFFGWQSFVPLMLVEHRGLSTTIAGLTLSLGSFGWTAGSWWQSRSSLRASRPSLVRAGAVFVTCAIGVWMFIVLPFVPAWLAVLSCMLGGLGMGLATASLSVLVLGYSRPEEHGAAGAAAQMADSFGNVALVGLGGVIFATLHAHATPAVVFGSIYAVMLAVAAAGIVLSRQVRTDTNTARHNG, from the coding sequence GTGAGTGCATCCAGGACCCCGGCCGCAGCCGTCCCCCAGACCCCCGAGGACCAGACCACCTCCGCCGGGCCGAAGGACAGCATCCTGCGTCCTCCCTACCGCGCACTCACGATCGGCATCGTCGCCCTGGTCCTGCTGGTCGCGTTCGAGGGCATGGCGGTCGGCACAGCCATGCCGGTGGCGGTCAAGGACCTCAACGGCCTGGCCTTCTACGCCTGGGGCTTCTCCGGCTTCATGACGGCCAGCATGTTCGCCACCGTGATCTCCGGGGAGCTGTGCGACCGGCTCGGCCCGCGGATCCCCTTCATCGTGGGCACGATCCTGTTCGGTGCCGGCCTCCTGGTTGCCGGCGGGGCGCCCACGATGGCGCTGTTCGTCCTCGGGCGGATGATCCAGGGGCTCGGCGGCGGCGCGGTCGTCGTCACGCTGTACGTCATCGTCGGCCGCGCGTTTCCCGCACGGCTCCGTCCCCGGGTGTTCGCCGCCATCTCCAGCGCCTGGGTGCTCCCGTCGCTGATCGGGCCGGTGATCGCGGGCACGGTCACCGAGCACTTCACCTGGCGGCTGGTGTTCCTCGGTCTGGTGCCGCTGACGCTGCTGCCCCTCGCCCTGGTGATTCCCCGCCTGAGTGGGCTTCCGACGGTCGAGCCGACGGCCGCGCGTACGGGCCGCAAGCGGCGCGCGCTGGGTGCGGCGGTCGGCATCGGGCTGCTGCAGTACGCCGGTCAGGAACGCGCCTGGTGGAGCCTGCTGCTGGTCGTGGTCGGCGTGGCCGCGCTGGCACTGAGCCTGCCGAGGCTGCTCCCGCCGGGCACGCTGCGGTTCGCCCGCGGCCTGCCCGCGGTGGTCGGCATGCGCGGCATCTTCGCCGGCGCCTTCTTCGGCTGGCAGTCGTTCGTCCCGCTGATGCTCGTGGAGCACCGTGGGCTGTCCACCACCATCGCGGGCCTCACCCTCTCCCTCGGCTCGTTCGGCTGGACGGCGGGCTCGTGGTGGCAGAGCAGATCGTCCCTGCGCGCATCCCGGCCCAGCCTGGTCCGGGCCGGCGCGGTGTTCGTCACCTGCGCGATCGGGGTGTGGATGTTCATCGTGCTGCCGTTCGTCCCGGCCTGGCTGGCGGTCCTCAGCTGCATGCTCGGCGGCCTCGGCATGGGGCTGGCGACGGCCAGCCTGTCGGTGCTGGTCCTCGGATACTCCCGTCCGGAGGAGCACGGTGCCGCCGGTGCGGCCGCCCAGATGGCCGACTCCTTCGGCAACGTCGCGCTCGTCGGGCTCGGCGGCGTCATCTTCGCCACGTTGCACGCACACGCGACGCCCGCTGTGGTGTTCGGCTCGATCTACGCCGTGATGCTCGCCGTGGCGGCGGCCGGGATCGTGCTGAGCCGGCAGGTACGCACGGACACGAACACCGCCCGGCACAACGGCTGA
- the crcB gene encoding fluoride efflux transporter CrcB → MSRRTTRTATGHPGTTAAIAVGGALGTLSRYGLTSVVRDGPGSFPWGTFFVNIAGCALIGVLMALLLEVWVAHRLWRPFLGIGFLGGFTTFSTYAVQTRGLLDAGHAATGLLYMFGTVAAALVAVWLGTHLTRAAVRAYPRRSRGDRARDSPPEEDAEDTAAADTTSGSSSQHTANQRGDAR, encoded by the coding sequence ATGAGCAGGCGCACCACACGCACCGCGACCGGACATCCCGGCACCACGGCGGCGATCGCCGTGGGCGGCGCACTGGGCACCCTGTCCCGATACGGGCTGACCTCGGTGGTCCGGGACGGGCCGGGGTCCTTTCCCTGGGGAACGTTCTTCGTCAACATCGCCGGCTGCGCCCTGATCGGCGTCCTGATGGCGCTCCTGCTCGAGGTGTGGGTGGCGCACCGGTTGTGGCGGCCGTTCCTCGGCATCGGTTTCCTCGGGGGCTTCACGACGTTCTCGACGTACGCCGTGCAGACGCGCGGGCTGCTGGACGCCGGGCACGCGGCTACCGGGCTCCTCTACATGTTCGGCACCGTCGCGGCCGCCCTGGTGGCGGTGTGGCTCGGCACCCACCTGACGCGGGCCGCCGTACGCGCGTATCCGCGGCGTTCCCGCGGCGACCGTGCGCGCGACTCGCCACCGGAGGAGGACGCGGAGGACACCGCCGCCGCGGACACCACGTCCGGGTCCTCGTCCCAGCACACCGCGAACCAGCGAGGTGACGCCCGATGA
- a CDS encoding lytic murein transglycosylase → MAPPSEFGIPGVVLQAYRSAAVRLAGTTPACRLTWQMLAGVGKVETNHARNGAVDGAGTAVRSILGPVLNGRNYVAVADTDRGRLDGNAIWDRAVGPMQFIPASWARYRADGNGDGVADVNNVYDASLATGNYLCTGRRDLSNRMELATALYSYNNSSQYVQKVLSWIDAYTAGRSAPLPGSDQGQGPLAGAQLPTSAPTGVPAPSPTGVPAPVPTAQAPVPVVPGQVPVPVPAPTAAPTTPPGLVYPYPYPYGYPNYPAYPYPGNPYPYPYPYPYVPAPGQTYPPAPGQPGQPTVPVPVPTVPAPAPDPTSTGHPRPTATSDPPSTPRPTVTPTRRPTAKPTATAKPSRRPTARPSRTPSSTPKPTAKPKPKPTATPEPTRKPARTPRQTYTTTPTDTATPTPTPTSSAGPMCTPDGSRSPTPTVSRSPGRRTPAPAPRPTATPRPEHPTGKPTPKPTTRPTAKPTPKPSPTPTGHGCASPTERAPVRESARGPR, encoded by the coding sequence ATGGCCCCGCCGTCGGAGTTCGGCATCCCGGGAGTGGTGCTGCAGGCCTACCGCTCGGCCGCCGTCCGGCTCGCCGGAACCACGCCGGCATGCCGGCTGACCTGGCAGATGCTGGCCGGCGTCGGCAAGGTGGAGACCAACCACGCCCGCAACGGCGCGGTCGACGGCGCGGGCACGGCCGTGCGGTCGATCCTCGGCCCGGTGCTGAACGGCCGCAACTACGTCGCGGTCGCCGACACCGACCGGGGCCGGCTGGACGGCAATGCCATCTGGGACCGCGCCGTCGGCCCGATGCAGTTCATCCCGGCGTCGTGGGCGCGGTACCGCGCCGACGGCAACGGCGACGGCGTGGCCGACGTCAACAACGTGTACGACGCGTCGCTGGCCACCGGCAACTACCTCTGCACCGGCCGCCGGGACCTGTCCAACCGGATGGAGCTGGCCACCGCCCTTTACAGTTACAACAACTCCTCGCAGTACGTGCAGAAGGTCCTGTCCTGGATCGACGCGTACACGGCCGGCCGGTCGGCGCCGCTGCCCGGCAGCGACCAGGGCCAGGGTCCGCTGGCCGGTGCGCAGCTGCCCACTTCGGCGCCGACGGGGGTGCCTGCTCCCTCGCCCACGGGGGTGCCCGCGCCCGTACCGACGGCGCAGGCGCCCGTTCCCGTCGTTCCGGGTCAGGTGCCCGTGCCCGTGCCCGCTCCCACCGCTGCTCCCACGACGCCACCGGGCCTGGTGTACCCCTATCCCTATCCGTACGGCTATCCGAACTACCCCGCCTATCCCTATCCCGGCAATCCCTACCCGTACCCCTATCCGTATCCGTACGTCCCGGCGCCGGGGCAGACGTACCCGCCGGCGCCCGGGCAGCCGGGTCAGCCGACGGTGCCCGTGCCCGTCCCGACCGTGCCCGCTCCGGCGCCCGACCCGACCTCGACGGGGCATCCGAGACCGACCGCCACGTCCGACCCGCCGTCGACTCCGCGCCCCACCGTGACACCGACCAGACGGCCGACCGCCAAGCCGACGGCAACGGCGAAGCCGAGCAGGAGACCGACCGCGCGACCGAGCCGCACACCGAGTTCCACACCGAAACCGACCGCGAAGCCCAAGCCCAAGCCGACGGCGACCCCGGAACCGACCCGCAAGCCGGCGCGCACGCCCCGGCAGACGTACACCACGACGCCGACGGACACTGCGACCCCGACGCCGACTCCGACCTCGTCAGCAGGACCTATGTGTACGCCGGACGGGAGCCGCTCGCCGACGCCGACGGTCTCGCGAAGCCCGGGGAGGCGCACGCCGGCACCGGCACCACGTCCCACCGCCACACCGAGGCCCGAACACCCGACCGGGAAACCCACCCCGAAGCCGACGACGAGGCCGACCGCGAAACCCACGCCGAAGCCGTCACCGACACCGACCGGGCACGGCTGTGCGTCGCCAACGGAGAGGGCCCCGGTCAGGGAGTCCGCGCGCGGACCTCGTTGA
- a CDS encoding DUF190 domain-containing protein, giving the protein MNPLKGPAKRLTVFVGEDDRWHHKPVYAEIVHRARDAGLAGATVVRGIEGYGASRHLHTGRFLSLSEDLPLSIVIVDSAERIEAFLPQLDELVTEGLVIVEDVEVVRYVGRAAQDCADGPGA; this is encoded by the coding sequence ATGAACCCACTCAAGGGGCCGGCCAAGCGGCTCACGGTCTTCGTCGGCGAGGACGACCGCTGGCACCACAAGCCCGTCTACGCCGAGATCGTCCACCGGGCCAGGGACGCCGGACTCGCCGGCGCCACCGTCGTCCGCGGCATCGAGGGGTACGGCGCGTCGCGGCACCTGCACACCGGACGGTTCCTCAGCCTGTCCGAGGACCTTCCCCTCTCGATCGTGATCGTCGACTCGGCGGAAAGGATCGAGGCGTTCCTCCCCCAGCTGGACGAGCTGGTCACCGAGGGTCTGGTCATCGTCGAGGACGTCGAGGTGGTGCGGTACGTCGGTCGCGCCGCACAGGACTGCGCGGACGGGCCGGGCGCATGA
- the crcB gene encoding fluoride efflux transporter CrcB — MSVVLAVLAGGVVGAPLRYHLDRLVQQRHESGFPWGTLTVNVVGSLVLGVLAAGSAAHILGPVTYALLATGFCGALTTYSTFGFETLRLVEDGAFLPAAANVGANLLAGLGAAFLGFAVGGLVWPG, encoded by the coding sequence ATGAGCGTGGTGCTCGCGGTGCTGGCCGGCGGAGTGGTGGGCGCTCCCCTGCGCTACCACCTCGACCGGCTGGTGCAGCAACGCCACGAGTCCGGCTTCCCCTGGGGAACGCTCACCGTCAACGTCGTCGGCAGCCTGGTGCTCGGTGTGCTCGCCGCTGGCAGTGCGGCGCACATCCTCGGCCCGGTCACGTACGCGCTGTTGGCCACCGGCTTCTGTGGCGCGTTGACGACCTACTCCACGTTCGGTTTCGAGACCCTGCGCCTGGTGGAGGACGGTGCGTTTCTCCCGGCCGCCGCGAACGTCGGCGCCAACCTCCTGGCCGGCCTGGGCGCGGCGTTCCTCGGCTTCGCGGTCGGCGGCCTGGTCTGGCCCGGCTGA